The nucleotide sequence ggtggagtcatcaccgtaccctatgAAGAAAGGGACACAGTGTGCTCGCtcgagcgtgcgttccaagccgcaaCAATTGAAGACCTAGATCGCAggagcaggaggcctcccgaggcgaccctcaagaagaagacCTCACTTGGCCCGAGCCACAAGgaagcaggcacctccggaggtattgcgttaggattcgcgcccgatcagggagcgccgccctctcgcgcataggaaggcgcgcccggcgccctcctcaggcagggctcggggtctctctcttggagagccgccgaccttgccaaggtcgcgggggaggcgctcgggcaccacttggaggggtgctttcaagcacgcttccctcaggaaggtacaagtcaaaggagaccaaaccctcaggagttcatcgcaaggaacacccatgagctacaagagtccagagtcatgcgcggcagccgtcGCTTACCTGTCGTGGCCCCACATCCGGGCGAGGATGGAGGATCGCGCGTCTgtgtcgacgtaccagggctcaaccgagctgcgtcccAGGGCGCTGCATgggaccacctcacagctacgttcgcatgcccttcggcttgccgagtgcGGTCGGCGCACATTggcgcctgttgaggagcattctggaggctcaagaggtcaggcatcgcgcggtcctggcggaggtggcgatggtccccgaagacctgcacgtgccaccggagcctcccgaggccccctgggcctgggggctcatgagggccgacgtcttcaccgcgcatcgctcacttcctcagcatcacttcatcttcaacagtaccaggtgacatctttcagagttctactttcagctaggagcgcccacagggctgcaccattcccagaccgcgtgggtccgtccccgcggcatgtatccattttgtttatgctctttacttaccttgttgggggcgcccctcgggctgcatcattcccacgccgctcgggcctgacccagcggcagtTGCTCTTACTTGCGCTTGCTTGAAATTGGATTTCCTCCAATGTGCTTAACATATctgacctaatcgcctgctcgatcgATGCCTATCTgaagagccgctcgctctggcacggcacgtgcgcacgggtccgtccctgtagcGTTGATAAACCTGAGGGGTCGAGCTCTGGTCGCGGCATCCCCGcacggcgccacctcaccaggccctcagtgccctgatCGCTCCCTCGGGGTGACCATAGGCTGGCCGGCGACCGTAACAACAGGCCTTGTTTCTCTTCATGATTGatgtgcaggacctactccaggagcaacgttgggggcatcgtgagctctctctccccctcttcggcacgaaccgcttgcacgttaaaaggggggtacctgagcatcgcgactcatgggctcctactggctctccagccctcacccctggccttgacccacggcatcacgacctgtcataccagcggcggctgagctcgctcgagggtcgggacctgaggacgtagagcgttaaGGAAAGTGTGGGGAGTGGGAAGGAGCTCGCAAGGGCCTAACCCAGCAGTACCTGGCCAGGCGCCTCTTCGAGGAACTACCTCAGACGCATAAGATAAGTCGCGCCCTCGCAAGAACTAGACCAACGCAGCACTAAATCCCCACCCGGTGCAACTCTGTCACGGCGACgctaccttcctttctcgcccagcaaggattgcttgagcgctaaaggggacctcccgagcatcgtgactcgggggctcttaccggacctcaggccgctcacctcctggccttgaccacgacatcgcgacctggcataccagcgatggctgaagcctacctggggactgggacctgtcagcgtagagcgccaagtcctcgtgaggatagaaagggggagcttagCCGGGACAGAATGGACACCTCACGccaattcatattaaggatatagtaTTTACAAAAAGCACGGCAGACGCCTTACATAACCCCGCGGGGTGTTGCTttaattccttgcagggaacaaaaggtgctaaccctaaggaacgctacttgctagcacctccccagacgacgccatcatcaacagtgggctgcccagtgatggcgccaatcccatccagatcagtggcgtcggtggcctgatgcagctgccccactccgagcgcggcgcgagctcggaggctcgtagctaTTGTCGCTCGTCTCCAGGGTCGCGAGGAGTTCGGGGGAGCCGCTGAAGCCCTCagtccctccgctgctgcctgaggagctgcaggAGGACCAACGGGCGGGGCTGGTCCTCGCCAGTTCGTCACCCCTGCCACTTCCCTTAGGGCAgtactccagccggcgtccttttgcatcaaagaccttgaagaacatcaaggaggcgccgtcgtattcaagatggatcaccaaGGCGCCGTCCGCGCGACAGACCTTGCTCGGAGCGATGACAGCGACCTCTGCTCCGGTTGCAGGGGTgccacagtcggcgtgctgcagccaaagctccagggccccgctcggcggcatctcgaaggcgaaggagggaggaaggcggatccacgaagttggaggtatggcggcatggagcacaagctcgcgagaggagcgctccgcgtggactccagggggaaCGACGCGCACCACTGTGACTCGCCGGCGTCGACGGCGACGTTGTCGGTGTTTCTCGGCGCCCTCCACCCTGGGGCCTACGACGcgggcatacaagggcagcggaaacccaggcggcggccgctcgtaccagcgcctcggtgcctcctgctgagcaccctcatctcggcggcGGAGGACCAGCCGTTTCTTCGGGGGAAGTGGGTTCGGACCCtctcgaggggcctttcccttctcttatGCAGAGAACCGGCGAATTGGTGCCATTGGTGCAAGAGGAagcaaggatgaggaagaagaaaaggaggagTAACGGAAAGGGGTGAACTGGCGGAGCTcacgcagccccgtacttatagccggaggaggccaaccgccaagcaccacgatcgcaggtaatcatgatcggtttctctgcatgcagggaatTATCAAgttgtgcagttgccgaggcgtcatgggaagtgcagacgcccacgtcaaatcaacctccacgcggcgcccaaggccgcaggctgttgggcccgcggcgcttcgtgcttgccccttcgcttctctgctaagccaagcctgcgcgccttgggcccgggggctactgtcggcgttctgggaacgggggtccccagacttgcctgcctacgccctgcggcgtggctcaggtgggggcccagcgctgcccatcttcatcagcccaagcttaagacactcgcgaggggccaagcctcgcggggcggacgacaggaagcttcctcagaggcagcctcgtcaggcaggctcgcgaggaggcggagagatcaatgcaagggtgtctcgcgaggaacccgtgacgcaagccatgacgatcgagaccaggcgggcgccaggagggcgccggcctgcgtagggtccttgtttcccctttggtgcaaagggggcaagcacatgccaaagTATCAGGAAAAGttgccattctggtgcaacgagaccaagaccaaccgGACGGTCGGACGAAGGTCACCgttgagcccaagacggcgtcatcaccagtgcttttggcagccgaagaccacctttggtcaggataacttgtactagatgttccactttaaaatggccaattgttgccgcccttcccgcttaattattcggggagaggcccagggcctctataaatagagctagccaccctAGAGTAGGGAAGAAAAACCCTCGAGACATCTAGAAAACCTAGAGACAACGAGGTCGGGAAATTAGGTAGAACCCTAGAAGAGAGAggaagaggcgactgaactccccctagcagttcatcacaccagctcaagaacacctctcgcgaggctgttcttcctttgtactgatcctcatcagcccctgcgacaatccaccacaccacacactggagtagtgtattacgccacaacggtggcccgaaccagtataaacctcatgtctcttgtgttgttcatcattttcatcttagttcgcacgagaggatcggacgtagattggTAAGgaagagatctccgcgcgcaccccagtgttcgaacctcaagggtctgccggaacccgaaatccgacaacttaTCATGTGGAGCATCGTCCTCCCACTATATGCCATTCACATGGACACACAAAAGAATACACCAATCATTATACATCGATTTTCAAACAAATAGAAAGAAACTTGCTAGAAATACCAGATGCAAACATCATCCAACTAATGAACAACATTTGTATTTTTTCGCAAAAAATAGTACTAACTAGTGCAACCGCAACGGAATTCTATTATCTATGCATCTTCTTTCTCTACTCTAAAAAGAAATTcgccatttcaaaaaaaaaatcgccCAAATTTTGTAGAAAGAAAAAAGATACAAGGGTGCAGAATCGACGACACGTCCATGTACATGAACACTTTGGAGTTAATGTCATCGACTTGTAGTCGTAGTTGATTGTGATGTTCTGATCGAGCATGGTCTTGAACCGTCTTGTCGACTTCATGCTTGATCGAGCTAATGTGAGAGAGGAGGCTATGCAATGCACATGCACGCAGCGTTTTCCTACTAACCATACATCCAACATCACATACAAGTATACAACGCCAACACCCAAACCAGCTAATCACGATTGATTAACTAGCGGGCGGAGGCGCGGTGGCACGCCGCGCCCAGGGAGAAGCCCGTGTTTGCCTCTGTGTTGTGTTATTCCATTTAAAAAAAAAAAGGAGACACTGAGCTTGAAAGTGAATGACGTAGAAGTGTCTTTGTATGGGAGTTTTCATGACGTAGATACTATGgcagacggtccacattgctttcAACATCAAACCACCGTATTCTGTTAATGCTTTATTTGGGTCATGGCTTAATAGGATTGAGGCTAACTTAGTGAGACATATTCGGGTGGGGGTTTGtgctttgctgtggactatctggaactgcagaaatgatttgatctttaacagaatatcatgtatacattttttgcaggttttattccggacTACGGCTCTGAttcgttcgtggtcgctactcacccagacggaggccagggagcatttggttactgggtctatccgttgggagatggtagctcgggatatcttcaaccggtttggatggcggtcatgtaataggataggcatctaGTATTCCTACCTACTTTGCCCAGCCGGTTGTGGCATATTGATGTGGCTAGTTGATGTATCTAGCTTATCCGAGCTCTGTGTGAGCTTGTTTTGCTGTTTTTTTACTTTTGAGGACCTTTGGAACCATGTTGATACTTCTTTATTTTGTTAATAAGAGGGCCGtatgcatcatgctgatgcagaggccggggtttcCCCCTTTTCCAAAAAATGTACGTGTCCTTGTGTATTTTATTCATTATTGCGAATTTGTTCCCTGATGACCACAGATGCTTAGCTTTATATTTAACACATCTCAGCATAAACTGATGTTACTTAAGTAGCCACAGCATGGAAATCATTCGGTACAACCAAAAGTTCTACAAAATGGGACACCTTCTCAACAAAGAGATGCCATTTGAGTACAGGTTTTGAAGGCTACATCTGTCACGCAATATTCCATCATGTATTAGTTGAAAAGGTGTTTTAGCAAGTAGGGAAAAATGTTAGGGAAAAAAATCAGAGGAAAGAAGTGTCTAGCCCTGAACCGGGATCAGAAAGAAAAAGAACTAACCTTCATAGAAAACTTCCTTCAGTAAGGCCCAACGTTTGTATTGTAATAAGGAAAACCACTGCAGTGCACAAAAACTGAAGTGAATAGAATGGCAAAAAATAGACAAAGAGTTTTTAATAAAAGGACAGAACCTTTCATACTACAGTGCTTCGATGGTGTGTTTGTACACGATCACATATAGCTGCAATTACAGGCAGTGATACTCGATGTTCACCGGGCACCCTTATTACATTGCAGACGTCTTTGTACACGGCCACATATAGCTGTAACTGGAACCATTCATGCATTTCATTTAGAACTTTAACATGACCTGCTCGTCCAACGGGCACCAATAGGAATGCAACTCCAGAAGATGTAATACTAAGAACAATCCGACCTTCTGATCTCAATGTTTTAATAATTGTATTCCACAGAAATGTTTTGCCAGTATCTCCATTGCCTGAAACGAAATACACCCTTCAGCTTAGTTGTTAACAGCTTGTATTATTCCATTGTATATAGCTCTTTGATTGTTGTTCAGTTTAGCACGCAAAGACAAAGATACAGAGAGCAAAATATCCTTGGCATACCTCATCTTCTCAGCCAACAATCTACTAACACACTCTTTATTCATAGGCACACACCGAGGAGTTATATTAAAAGTAGCCAATTACTGATCATTCTTTGAAAATATGAAAGATATCTCGTCCAATAGCTGACTTTGAATATGTTGCTGAGGTATTTCATATGGTGTTTTGTCAAAAACTACAGAGCCTATATAATATATCCTCTGTCATGCTTGGCCACTATCTGTCAACAttaaaagtataaaacaattgtttgggatgtcatcggagttgtgcatgatgaaatactttgtgtgatgaagatggagcatagccagactatatgattttgtagggataactttctttggccatgttattttcagaaaacatgattgctttattagtatgcttgaagtattattgtttttatgtcaatattaaacttttgttttgaatcttatagatctaaatattcatgtcacaataaaaATAGCATTTagcataaaaaattctatttttatcatttacctactcgaggacgagcaggaattaagcttacggatgcttgatacgtcttcaacgcatctataatttttaattgtttcatgctattatattacctgttttggatgttttatatgcattaatatgctattttatattatttttaggactaacctattaacctagatctcagtgacagtttttgtttttttcttcttattttgagttttacagaaaaggaatatcaaacggagtttaaacgtaataaaactttcgcgatgatttttttggaccagaagacatctaggaGACTTaaagagggggggggcgccctgagggcttgtgggccccttgggtgTCCTTTAACCCTAATTCTTGCTCTATAAATtttcaaatattcccaaaccatcagaaggatcaaccaaaatactttttcgccatcgcaaccttctgttcccgtgagatcccatcttggggccttttccgaggatctgccggaaggggattcgatcacggagggcttctacatcaaccctatttccCTACcaataatgtgtgagtagtttatcacagacctatgggtccatagcaagtagctagatgacttattctctctctttgatctccaatacaatgttctcctccatgttcttggagatctattcaatgtaatactttttttgcggtgtgtttgttgagatccgatgaattatgaatttatgatcagattatctattaatattatttgagttttctctgaactcctttatgcatgatcaaatatctttgtatttctcttcaaactatcgatttggtttggccaactagattgattttccttgcaatgagagaggtgcttagttttgggttcaatcttgcggtgtcctcacccagtgacatagtaggggtagcgatgCATGTATTGGATTGtagccatcaaggataaaaagatgagattttcatcatattacttgagtttatccctctacctcatgtcatcttacttaaggcgttacttcattcttatgaacttaatactctagatgcatgctggatagcgatcgatgtgtggagtaatagtagtagatgcagaatcatttcggtctacttgacacagacgtgatgcctatattcatgatcattgccttagatatcgtcataactttgcgcttttctatcaattgctcaacggtaatttgtttacccatcgtatgctttcttcaagagagaagcctctagtgaaacctatggcctcgggtttattttccatcatttattttcagatctataaaactaaaaacttaaaaaatatcttgctgcaatttatttactttttttgttttatgttttagtaatcttttatacaTAGCTCTATCAGATCtaatccttgcaagtgaccgtaaagggattaacaacccctttatcgcattgggtgcaactgtttgattgtttgtgtgggtgcatagattggagacttgcttgtagctcctactggattgatacattggttctcaaattgagggaaatacttatctctactttgctgcatcaccctttcctcttcaagggaaaaaccaaagcAAGCCCAAGAAGTAGTAGGGAGTTCTCCCCCTCCCCCTTAACAATTTTAAAAAAGAAATatgtatggagaactatgaaagtctACTCCTTTTAATATCAGGTAAGTATATAGAGCCCCTCACCCCCTTGCGTCGCCTCCCCTAGGCGATGGTAGGggacccaaaccctagcgccgccaggcCCTTTCCATCTCCTTTCCTACCGCCGCTGACACCGGCCAAGtccgcggtggcggcgggcccgaCGTCAAAGCGCTAGGGCGGGTGGTGTGCCGTGGGATCTCCCAGAGGTGGCAGGGGGGACTCCGGTGTTGGATCCGTGAGCAGCAGGTAGGGCGGCGCCCCTTGCCTGTGCAGTGGCGGCCAGATCCATGGCCGGCATGATGCTCTTCCCCTTGGTGGAGTTTGTGCTTGGAGATGGGTGGCAGCGGAAGCCGCGGATCTGGCGTCCTGTCCAGGTCCGCCCCGGCATGGGTGTTTCCAACCGGTGGCGCATGGAGGGACAGGTGAGGGGCGGCTGGAGGCTCCTTGCCGGCGTGCCGATGGCGGCTTTCGTCTTCACGGCGAGGCTTCATAAGGTTCCAATCAGCTGCGAGATCGGGGGCCGCGACTTCCGGTAAAAATCACGCCAACTACAGTCACAGCGGACGATGGTGGCGTTTGTGACGTCATTTCCTTCTCGAGGCATCGTTGTTGCTGGTCATGGCACTCCACTCGTGATGCTCTGggtgaaaccctagatctgggtctaccggatcggacgatgatggcacCTTCGATGCCGTTGTCCctcatgggggcatcgttttggagcatgTGCTGATTGGAGGGGACAAGATgaggagcggtgttacatctaccgcAAGGCCGCCGACGGATCCAGGCGACATGGCGATGCGGAGGTTCGGTGATGGGGCGCGTGTGGATGGATACGTGCAGGATGGTGGCatttgtctggcgtcgtggtggcgtcgacggtagGCCAGGCAAGGTCGATGCATCAGTTCCTGCTCTGGAGATGGAccggtggaagatggcggcggcagGCTCTGAGAGTGCGCCGGTCCGGTGTGTGACCCAGTCCTGGTATGTGGCTGGGCtggggcatccggctttagatgCTAGGTTTAGATGCGATGTATGTTTAATTCTGGTAGGAGTAACAACAAATGTTGTCTAGATGGTGGCTTCAGTAAGATTTaatgatgtattactttgtatgatctttgttaataattaataaaatggctgcatgcatcgtccaaatACAGAGGCTGGGGATATATCCTCTTTTTCAGAAAAAAGGTAAGTATATAGATATAGATGTACTATTAACAACGAAAGCTATGCTCCTTGCCCAGATGTAAACTCAAAATGTTAATGATTGGAAAGGAGTAACTGTTAGACTAACATAAATATTTTAGGGCGACTAAAATATTACTCCAGCTGTAAAGAAATGTAAgagtattttttttttcaaaattggcaGTAGGTTGCTCATCAGGCCCCAAAAGAAACTGAAAAAGGCCATAAAATGGGACATTTAGCAGGCCCAATCCTCAGAATGCCCATCGAAGAAGCCGTAGAAGAAGAGATGTCCATTTGCCTGTGAGTGAATCAGAAAGGGGAGAAAAAATGTCAATTTGGTAGATCCCCCAATTCCGCCGCCGGCCATCCCGATGGCggcgccaccgccggagccgccgaTCCTTCGAACCCACGACGAGCTCCTCGAGGAGATCTTCCTCCTTCTCCCCACTGCTGCCGACTTAGCCCGCGCCTCCCTGGCGTGCGCTTCCTTCCGCCGTCTCATCACCGGCCACGCCTTCCTCCGCCGCTACCGCACCCTCTACCCGCCCCCTCTCATCGGCGTGCTCGATGTCGACGACAATACCTTCTTCCCAGCCCAGCctccgcacccctccgccgtcgccgcccgcactTTTACCGGCTTCGACTTCTCCTgctcctccttcctcccctccaccgccGGCCGTACCTGGAGGGCGATTGATCTCTTCGACGGACGCGTCCTCCTCGGCGGCGCCCCAGAGGAGAGGACGTGCGACTTGGAGCACCTCCAACTTTTGGTCAGGGAGCTCGCTGTGTGCGACCCCGTGTTCCACCGCTACATCCTGCTGCCCGGTGTCCCCGGCGACCTGACGGCGCTGGTCCCTGAACCGGACCTCCTCGATATGGACACTTTCCTTGCTCCCGGCGATGATGAGGAGGACCCTTTATCATTCAGGGTCATGTGCTTGGTGCGATGCAGAAGGAATATGCTGCTCCTCGTCTTCTCCTCTGTGAATGGGCAATGGCATGCTCTTACATTTGACCAATGGAGTGTTTCGGGTACATTTGACCCATATAAGGATGGGCTGTTAAATCGTCAATTAGTCGGCCGATGCTTCTGTTGGCATCCACCTTTCCTCAACAAGTTGCTTCTGCTCGAGACGCGCTCCATGGAGTTCTCTGCTATCAGCCTCCCACCCGAACAACCGCAGTGTCACAATTTTGTTATTGTTGAGGCAGCAGAAGGAATGCTCGGGATGCTCACTGGAATCAATGACGGGCACAACGATGGTGGCCCATATCGGCTCGTGTATTCCATTCTAACAAACAACCAATGGCACTCACAGAATGTCATCCCATTGCCGGAAAAGTATGGTGTTATTTTGTTTGGTGTAGCCGGGGGATACGTGCTCATGCAGGCATACACCACATCTTCACCAGAGAAGCTATGGTTCTTTTCAGTGGACGTCATGACGTTGCAGGTCGAGTTGTTCGGCGAAGGCTCCTGTAGTGGTGAACTATATGCTAGCCTCCCACGATTATTATGTGCACCAACTATATGAAGCGGTGAGTGTGTTATCTGCTTACTTTTATTTAACCTCTGGTTTCAGTGTCGTGCAGCAAAAAAAATATGATTCAGGTGTTTATTTGATGATAATTTGCTTTTCCACTCTGCTTATTTCTTGCAAACAATGCTCTTTGCAGATGTAGCAGTATACTGTCCAATATTGTTGTGGGTATTTAGGTGATAATCTATTGCCTAATTTATGTGTGCAATTGGAAGCTCATTAAACTCTGAAAGCTAATAATATCTAATTATTATTGATTATTtccagtttttttatttttatatgtAACTTCTGTATGCGTAGAAATTGTCAAATGACAACAGCCCCATATTTCTGCTCCAAACAGCAGTTCTGGCTGTTTATTTTTAAGTGATTACAATCCACTACAGATTACTCCATAAATCACTTGTATAGAACATAGATAGCAGGTCTAGTAGCTCCACATATGAATTTAGTGGAACTGTTGATTTTGGTTGTTTGTCGATTCTTTGCTGTCGATGAGCTAAACATGAAGGATAAGGATATTATTGTATTATTACTCCCAGCTGATCTGGATAGGTAACTTTATGCTTATAGCCTTATAGATAGCAAGACATAAAAGATAAAACAACAAAAAGGTTGTATACATGGATACACCACTAAGCTTTTACT is from Triticum aestivum cultivar Chinese Spring chromosome 3A, IWGSC CS RefSeq v2.1, whole genome shotgun sequence and encodes:
- the LOC123059549 gene encoding uncharacterized protein, with the translated sequence MAAPPPEPPILRTHDELLEEIFLLLPTAADLARASLACASFRRLITGHAFLRRYRTLYPPPLIGVLDVDDNTFFPAQPPHPSAVAARTFTGFDFSCSSFLPSTAGRTWRAIDLFDGRVLLGGAPEERTCDLEHLQLLVRELAVCDPVFHRYILLPGVPGDLTALVPEPDLLDMDTFLAPGDDEEDPLSFRVMCLVRCRRNMLLLVFSSVNGQWHALTFDQWSVSGTFDPYKDGLLNRQLVGRCFCWHPPFLNKLLLLETRSMEFSAISLPPEQPQCHNFVIVEAAEGMLGMLTGINDGHNDGGPYRLVYSILTNNQWHSQNVIPLPEKYGVILFGVAGGYVLMQAYTTSSPEKLWFFSVDVMTLQVELFGEGSCSGELYASLPRLLCAPTI